A genomic segment from Streptomyces sp. NBC_01233 encodes:
- a CDS encoding LodA/GoxA family CTQ-dependent oxidase → MPDLPTPTGKIFPRNLTARADHVVHGNPANTRPESGVDNCFPGLEFDQRNMDKRFFPGLTVDFHRQEGARVIAVTGGVAAAQGLTDADLTGPGQPLYLRGLCGRTTVDQPETAAPAIDARGKNGLDVWRHVHDLLPGRIAIVLGPGRGVDSPGLGSVGNLNQIRTADGSFVDRGPNGRVRLAVLVADRARFLDEEGVIDPEVYEPGDLTRSMCAPWQYDFRDCMCFYWAASKPDVSSSADGAVPQMNFLRADRTPAADRDDDADDARRSLEMDYPDVIADWNVLPVVLNDRENDSIGNPAPPAGAALSRAQVIEQLKKLAKVEHALCMEYLFAHYSLKAPRALPPGTSPDSLLAKTHAAAHEVFQVAVDEMRHLRWVNEALGTLGEAPVVGRATTIDRDGPHTVERRRLTAAQLDWFIRVEAPSQVSGTGVDGMYVQLHQTLIKQPPPFPEADRLAHLVKLIIDEGADHFKRFAAVKFHLSPFSESQYLRTLGAGDGSPLQKQLLDLSDQYYAILLGLLRSSFALGDRAGGVLIGQSRTVMEFLHQTNHLLASRGVGPRFTLPAELGAEAGPMADGQLTRQAALAAIRAHQAIRPLGDPAARALVNAQQPQTEALLALLDA, encoded by the coding sequence GTGCCCGATCTGCCGACCCCCACCGGGAAGATCTTCCCGCGCAACCTGACCGCCCGCGCCGACCACGTCGTCCACGGCAACCCGGCGAACACCCGCCCCGAGAGCGGCGTCGACAACTGCTTCCCGGGGCTGGAGTTCGACCAGCGCAACATGGACAAGAGGTTCTTCCCCGGCCTGACGGTGGATTTCCACCGCCAGGAGGGCGCCCGGGTCATCGCCGTCACCGGCGGCGTGGCCGCGGCTCAGGGCCTCACCGACGCGGACCTCACGGGACCCGGACAGCCCCTCTACCTGCGGGGTCTGTGCGGGCGTACGACCGTGGACCAGCCCGAGACGGCCGCCCCGGCCATCGACGCCCGGGGCAAGAACGGCCTGGACGTCTGGCGGCACGTGCACGACCTGCTGCCCGGGCGGATCGCCATCGTGCTGGGACCGGGCCGCGGCGTCGACTCGCCAGGGCTCGGCTCCGTCGGCAACCTCAACCAGATCCGGACGGCCGACGGCAGCTTCGTCGACCGGGGCCCGAACGGGCGGGTCAGGCTTGCGGTCCTGGTCGCCGACCGGGCCCGTTTCCTGGACGAGGAAGGGGTGATCGACCCGGAGGTCTACGAGCCCGGGGACCTCACCCGCAGCATGTGCGCCCCCTGGCAGTACGACTTCCGGGACTGCATGTGCTTCTACTGGGCCGCGTCCAAGCCGGACGTCTCCAGCAGCGCGGACGGCGCCGTCCCCCAGATGAACTTCCTGCGCGCCGACCGCACCCCGGCGGCCGACCGCGACGACGACGCCGACGACGCCCGGCGGTCCCTGGAGATGGACTACCCGGACGTGATCGCCGACTGGAACGTGCTCCCCGTGGTCCTCAACGACCGCGAGAACGACAGCATCGGCAACCCGGCGCCGCCGGCCGGCGCGGCGCTCAGCCGGGCGCAGGTGATCGAGCAGCTGAAGAAGCTGGCCAAGGTCGAGCACGCGCTGTGCATGGAGTACCTCTTCGCCCACTACTCGCTCAAGGCGCCCCGGGCGCTGCCCCCGGGCACCTCACCCGACTCGCTCCTCGCGAAGACCCACGCGGCCGCCCATGAGGTCTTCCAGGTCGCGGTCGACGAGATGCGGCACCTGCGCTGGGTCAACGAGGCGCTGGGCACCCTCGGTGAGGCACCCGTGGTCGGCCGGGCGACGACGATCGATCGCGACGGGCCGCACACCGTCGAGCGGCGGCGGCTGACCGCCGCCCAGCTGGACTGGTTCATCAGGGTCGAGGCGCCCAGCCAGGTCTCGGGCACCGGCGTGGACGGCATGTACGTCCAGCTGCACCAGACCCTCATCAAGCAGCCGCCGCCGTTCCCGGAGGCCGACCGGCTGGCCCACCTGGTCAAGCTGATCATCGACGAGGGCGCGGACCACTTCAAGCGCTTCGCCGCCGTCAAGTTCCACCTGTCGCCCTTCAGCGAGTCCCAGTACCTGCGCACTCTCGGGGCGGGCGACGGGTCCCCGCTCCAGAAGCAGCTCCTCGATCTGAGCGACCAGTACTACGCGATCCTGCTCGGGCTGCTGCGCAGTTCCTTCGCGCTCGGCGACCGGGCGGGCGGGGTGCTGATCGGCCAGTCCCGCACCGTGATGGAGTTCCTGCACCAGACGAACCACTTGCTCGCCTCCCGCGGCGTGGGCCCCCGCTTCACGCTGCCCGCCGAGCTCGGGGCCGAGGCCGGCCCGATGGCCGACGGCCAGCTCACCCGACAGGCGGCGCTCGCCGCGATCCGCGCCCACCAGGCCATCCGGCCCCTCGGCGACCCGGCGGCGCGGGCCCTGGTAAACGCACAGCAGCCGCAGACCGAGGCCCTGCTCGCACTGCTCGACGCATGA
- a CDS encoding FKBP-type peptidyl-prolyl cis-trans isomerase, translating into MSELTKPEIELPGGEAPQELTIRDLVVGDGPEAKPGRVVRVHYVGVTFESGTEFDASWDRGEPFKFAVGGGRVIKGWDRGLRGMKVGGRREIIIPPRLGYGNQSPSPLIPAGSTLVFVVDLLSVV; encoded by the coding sequence ATGAGTGAACTGACGAAGCCCGAGATCGAACTTCCGGGGGGTGAAGCTCCCCAGGAGCTGACGATCCGGGACCTCGTCGTCGGGGACGGGCCTGAGGCGAAGCCGGGCAGGGTGGTCCGGGTTCACTACGTCGGGGTCACCTTCGAGTCCGGAACGGAGTTCGACGCCTCCTGGGACCGGGGCGAGCCGTTCAAGTTCGCCGTGGGGGGTGGCAGGGTCATCAAGGGCTGGGACCGGGGACTCAGGGGGATGAAGGTCGGTGGTCGGCGCGAGATCATCATTCCCCCGCGCCTCGGCTACGGCAACCAGTCCCCCTCGCCGTTGATCCCGGCGGGTTCCACGCTCGTCTTCGTGGTGGACCTGCTCTCCGTAGTGTGA
- a CDS encoding putative quinol monooxygenase → MIFIVVKFPVKPEYVDQWPEMIAEFTRATRAEPGNLWFEWSRSLEEPDTYVLVEAFQDGAAEAHVTSEHFRTALETMRPLVTRTPDIVSTTIEGAGGWSRMGELQVD, encoded by the coding sequence ATGATCTTCATTGTGGTGAAATTCCCCGTCAAACCCGAATACGTCGACCAGTGGCCCGAGATGATCGCGGAGTTCACCCGCGCCACCCGTGCCGAGCCCGGCAACCTGTGGTTCGAGTGGTCCCGCAGCCTCGAGGAGCCGGACACCTACGTCCTGGTCGAGGCGTTCCAGGACGGCGCCGCAGAAGCGCACGTCACCTCCGAGCACTTCCGTACCGCGCTGGAGACCATGCGTCCCCTGGTCACCCGTACGCCCGACATCGTCAGCACCACCATCGAGGGCGCCGGCGGCTGGAGCCGGATGGGCGAGCTGCAGGTCGACTGA
- a CDS encoding IS256 family transposase: MALSQSDLLRLLESLRSADGLELVRGIAERMLQELIEAEAAAHIGAGWNEHTEARTALRNGHREKTLTTQAGDLELAIPKLRAGSFFPSLLERRRRIDQALYAVIVEAYVHGVSTRSVDDLVKALGADTGISKSEVSRICADLDEPLTAFRTRPLDHTRFPYMYLDATYCKARVNHQIVSRAVVVATGITEDGGREVLGVMVGDSETEAFWAEFLRSLRERGLTGVRLVLSDSHSGLVKAIRKVMLGAAWQRCRVHFLRNVFAVIPKEATEMVAATIRTVFAQPTQDAVRTQLDTVAEMLGKQFPKVKQMLLDAKDDLTAFAAFPERHWKKIQSTNPLERINREIKRRTDVVQVFPNDDALLRLVTAVLFELHDEWIAFPRRYLPEGSMDEIYPTELPKSAPAPPNATNAPTE; the protein is encoded by the coding sequence GTGGCCCTGTCCCAGTCTGACCTATTACGCCTGCTGGAGTCACTACGCTCGGCAGACGGACTCGAACTCGTCCGCGGCATCGCCGAGCGGATGCTGCAGGAGCTGATCGAGGCCGAGGCCGCTGCCCACATCGGTGCCGGCTGGAACGAGCACACCGAGGCCCGTACCGCCTTGCGCAACGGGCACCGCGAGAAGACGCTCACCACCCAGGCCGGCGACCTGGAGCTGGCCATCCCCAAACTGCGCGCCGGAAGCTTCTTCCCCAGCCTGCTGGAGCGCCGGCGCCGGATCGACCAGGCCCTGTACGCGGTCATCGTGGAGGCCTACGTCCATGGCGTGTCCACCCGGTCGGTGGACGACTTGGTCAAGGCCCTGGGCGCGGACACCGGGATCTCCAAGAGCGAGGTCTCCCGGATCTGCGCGGACCTGGACGAGCCGCTGACCGCCTTCCGCACCCGGCCGCTGGACCACACCCGCTTCCCCTACATGTACCTGGACGCCACCTACTGCAAGGCACGCGTGAACCACCAGATCGTCTCTCGCGCCGTGGTCGTCGCCACCGGGATCACCGAGGACGGCGGCCGCGAGGTCCTGGGCGTCATGGTCGGCGACAGCGAGACCGAGGCGTTCTGGGCCGAGTTCCTGCGCTCCCTGCGCGAACGCGGCCTGACCGGGGTCCGCCTGGTCCTGTCCGACAGCCATTCCGGCCTGGTCAAGGCGATCCGCAAGGTCATGCTCGGCGCCGCGTGGCAGAGATGCCGTGTTCATTTCCTGCGAAATGTCTTCGCGGTGATTCCGAAGGAGGCGACCGAGATGGTCGCCGCAACCATCCGCACAGTCTTCGCCCAGCCCACCCAGGACGCGGTCCGCACCCAGCTCGACACCGTCGCCGAGATGCTCGGCAAGCAGTTCCCCAAGGTCAAACAGATGCTCCTGGACGCCAAGGACGACCTGACCGCCTTCGCGGCCTTCCCGGAACGGCACTGGAAGAAGATCCAGTCCACCAACCCGCTCGAACGGATCAACCGCGAGATCAAGCGCCGCACCGACGTCGTCCAGGTCTTCCCCAACGACGACGCCCTCCTGCGACTGGTCACAGCCGTGCTCTTCGAACTGCACGACGAATGGATCGCCTTCCCCCGCCGCTACCTGCCCGAGGGAAGCATGGACGAGATCTACCCCACCGAGCTCCCTAAAAGCGCCCCCGCACCACCCAACGCCACCAACGCGCCCACCGAGTGA
- a CDS encoding LysR family transcriptional regulator, whose amino-acid sequence MHGLDPRLLATLEAVVRHGSFNAAARELGYSAPAVSQQIAELERRTGLRVLERRPVRATPAGEVLLDAEQGVRNALATASVELDAMRAGTAGRIRLGAFASAATSIVPQALAQLHAAYPHVQVSLSQLEPEACHNRLKRGDMDLALSYDYDFIPVPPPRMLRRTLVARDPVVAVIPAHHRLADREVIDLASLASETWIAAPEAALRLELLSQMAKTPGFQARLQYEGDDFNTVLGFVAAGLCVAVMPQLALPRANTQVVARPLAEPQLTRFIYAVRIDTRHAPRAVLDLEQMLAAQALAALA is encoded by the coding sequence GTGCACGGACTCGACCCCCGCCTGCTCGCCACCCTCGAAGCCGTCGTGCGGCACGGCTCCTTCAACGCCGCCGCACGCGAGCTCGGCTACAGCGCGCCCGCGGTCTCCCAGCAGATCGCCGAACTCGAACGCCGCACGGGCCTGAGAGTGCTGGAGCGCCGGCCCGTGCGCGCCACACCGGCTGGCGAAGTACTTCTCGACGCCGAGCAGGGCGTCCGCAACGCGTTGGCGACGGCATCGGTGGAACTCGACGCCATGCGCGCGGGTACGGCCGGACGGATCCGGCTCGGCGCCTTCGCCTCGGCCGCCACCAGCATCGTTCCGCAAGCGCTGGCCCAACTCCACGCGGCCTACCCTCACGTGCAGGTCAGCCTCAGCCAACTGGAACCCGAGGCCTGCCACAACCGGCTCAAGCGGGGGGACATGGACCTGGCCCTCAGCTACGACTACGACTTCATCCCCGTCCCGCCGCCCCGGATGCTGCGCCGGACGCTGGTCGCACGGGATCCGGTGGTGGCCGTGATCCCGGCACACCACCGCCTGGCCGACAGGGAGGTCATCGACCTGGCCAGCCTCGCGTCCGAGACCTGGATCGCGGCTCCGGAGGCCGCACTGCGCCTGGAACTGCTTTCCCAGATGGCCAAGACGCCTGGCTTCCAGGCCCGCCTGCAATACGAGGGGGACGACTTCAACACCGTGCTCGGCTTCGTGGCCGCAGGCCTGTGCGTGGCCGTCATGCCGCAACTCGCCCTGCCCCGCGCCAACACCCAGGTCGTGGCCCGCCCCCTGGCCGAGCCGCAGTTGACGCGCTTCATCTACGCCGTCCGCATCGACACCCGGCACGCCCCGCGCGCCGTCCTGGACCTGGAGCAGATGCTCGCCGCGCAAGCGCTGGCCGCGCTCGCATGA
- a CDS encoding gamma-glutamyl-gamma-aminobutyrate hydrolase family protein — MPQPPLIGLTTYLADAQWGEWDLPAAVLPAAYVGCLRAAGGRAVLLPPDAPEAAADVVERLDAVVLTGGEDLDPALYGALPHPRTGPPVRERDRWEHAVLVACLARDIPVLGVCRGMQLMNVHAGGTLIQHLPDSVGHDGHNPYRGHFCAHAVTTVPGTRIGALLPGTRGVATHHHQAVDRLGAGFIVAARAADGTVEAIESSRHRFAVGVQWHPEMGVDAPLVHALVAAASSAASAEPARVASRKVRPVRSPPGQTFPTQVS, encoded by the coding sequence ATGCCCCAGCCACCACTCATCGGACTCACCACCTACCTGGCCGACGCCCAGTGGGGCGAGTGGGACCTGCCCGCCGCGGTGCTGCCCGCGGCCTACGTCGGCTGTCTCCGGGCGGCGGGCGGCCGCGCCGTTCTGCTGCCGCCGGACGCGCCGGAGGCCGCAGCCGATGTGGTCGAGCGTCTGGACGCGGTCGTCCTGACGGGCGGTGAGGACCTGGATCCCGCCCTGTACGGTGCGCTGCCCCACCCGCGCACGGGGCCGCCGGTCCGCGAGCGCGACCGGTGGGAACACGCTGTGCTGGTCGCCTGCCTCGCCCGCGACATACCCGTGCTCGGAGTATGCCGGGGAATGCAGCTGATGAACGTGCACGCGGGCGGCACCCTCATCCAGCACCTGCCCGACAGCGTAGGCCACGACGGCCACAACCCCTACCGGGGCCACTTCTGCGCCCACGCCGTCACCACCGTGCCGGGGACCCGGATCGGCGCCCTCCTGCCGGGGACCCGCGGGGTCGCCACGCATCATCATCAGGCGGTGGATCGCCTGGGCGCCGGGTTCATCGTGGCCGCCCGTGCGGCGGACGGCACCGTCGAGGCGATCGAGAGCTCCCGGCACCGCTTCGCCGTGGGCGTCCAGTGGCACCCGGAGATGGGTGTCGATGCGCCGCTCGTGCACGCCTTGGTGGCGGCTGCGAGTTCCGCCGCGAGCGCCGAGCCTGCTCGGGTGGCCAGCCGGAAGGTGCGCCCGGTACGAAGCCCGCCGGGCCAGACTTTCCCGACACAGGTGTCTTGA